One part of the Lytechinus pictus isolate F3 Inbred chromosome 3, Lp3.0, whole genome shotgun sequence genome encodes these proteins:
- the LOC129257267 gene encoding thiamin pyrophosphokinase 1-like, with amino-acid sequence MFHIGWILGRCLSNRDGTTPSLRLTTEKHWAPFSSTLQSELQKDGNLALIILNRPIHDLQPLLKRVWDGAIIRAAADGGTNHLLDCMTSKDHRYIPDVISGDFDSVRKEVVELCKEKGSDVIHTPDQNYTDFTKCLNIVVNIIKQKSLKVDSIMVFGAFGGRLDQTLANINTLFIASTITDLPVYLLGDGSLCCLLLPGRHRIKVNTGIEDKWCGLIPIGAECKRVSTTGLKWNLENQSMKFGGLVSTSNSYAPDAQEVTVSTEQPLLWTMGIQPLTSEGHASEDGHPDSSSSSHGTLDSSKS; translated from the exons ATGTTTCATATTGGATGGATATTAGGAAGATGTCTATCAAACAGAGATGGTACCACTCCCAGTCTAAGATTGACAACAGAAAAACATTGGGCCCCATTCTCGTCGACTTTGCAATCTGAATTGCAAAAAG ATGGTAATTTAGCATTGATCATCTTGAACAGACCTATCCATGATTTGCAGCCTCTCCTCAAGAGAGTATGGGATGGTGCCATTATAAGAGCAGCAGCCGATGGTGGTACTAACCATCTACTAGATTGCATGACATCAAAAGACCACAG ATATATTCCTGATGTAATCTCTGGTGACTTTGATTCTGTGAGGAAAGAAGTAGTCGAACTCTGcaaagaaaag GGGAGTGATGTGATCCATACACCTGATCAGAATTATACTGATTTCACCAAGTGCCTTAATATTGTTGTGAATATCATCAAGCAAAAATCATTGAAA GTTGATAGCATTATGGTGTTTGGAGCATTTGGCGGTCGATTAGATCAAACTCTAGCCAACATCAATACCCTTTTCATAGCGTCAACAATTACTGACCTTCCTGTATATCTTCTGGGAGATGGCTCTCTCTGTTGTCTACTACTTCCA GGGAGGCATAGGATTAAGGTAAACACTGGCATTGAAGACAAATGGTGTGGGCTCATCCCAATTGGTGCCGAGTGCAAGAGAGTTTCAACCACTGGTCTCAAATGGAATCTAG AAAACCAGTCAATGAAGTTTGGAGGTTTGGTGAGCACATCTAATAGCTATGCACCGGATGCACAAGAAGTGACAGTGTCCACTGAACAGCCTTTACTCTGGACAATGGGGATTCAACCTTTGACCTCTGAGGGTCATGCTTCTGAAGATGGTCATCCTGATTCATCATCCAGTAGTCATGGAACACTGGATTCCTCAAAGAGTTAG